Proteins from a single region of Theobroma cacao cultivar B97-61/B2 chromosome 10, Criollo_cocoa_genome_V2, whole genome shotgun sequence:
- the LOC18586587 gene encoding 3-phosphoinositide-dependent protein kinase 2, whose translation MLAMEKDFDSKLRIQGTNNNDDNNSSNTSSNSAASNSVQRSKSFAFRAPLESFTIQDFELGKIYGVGSYSKVVRAKKKDTGMVYALKIMDKKFITKENKTAYVKLERIVLDQLDHPGVVRLFFTFQDTFSLYMALESCEGGELFDQITRKGCLSEDDARFYAAEVVDALEYIHNMGLIHRDIKPENLLLTTDGHIKIADFGSVKPMQDSRITVLPNAASDDKACTFVGTAAYVPPEVLNSSPATFGNDLWALGCTLYQMLSGTSPFKDASEWLIFQRIIARDIRFPNYFSEEARDLIDRLLDIDPSRRPGAGADGYAALKMHPFFRGVDWSNLRAQTPPRLALETGAQSGEGDDHNDSSWNPTHIGDGSARQNDGNGGASSSESSGHITRLASIDSFDSKWQQFLDPGESVLMISMVKKLQKLSSKKVQLILTNKPKLIYVDPSKLVVKGNIIWSDNSNDLSVQVTSPSHFKICTPKKVLSFEDAKQRAWQWKKAIEGLQNR comes from the exons ATGTTGGCAATGGAGAAGGATTTTGATTCAAAGCTTAGGATTCAGGGAACCAATAATAACGATGATAATAATAGTTCTAATACTTCTTCTAATAGTGCTGCTTCCAACAGTGTTCAGAGATCTAAAAGCTTTGCGTTTAGAGCTCCTCTGGAGAGTTTCACTATCCAGGATTTTGAATTGGGCAAGATCTATGGTGTTGGTTCTTATTCAAAg GTTGTGAGGGCGAAGAAGAAGGATACAGGAATGGTGTATGCTTTGAAGATCATGGACAAAAAGTTCATCACCAAGGAAAATAAAACAGCTTATGTGAAGTTGGAACGTATTGTGCTTGATCAACTGGACCATCCTGGTGTTGTGCGGCTATTTTTTACATTTCAAGATACATTTTCACTGT ACATGGCACTTGAATCCTGTGAAGGTGGAGAACTTTTTGACCAAATAACAAGA AAAGGTTGTTTATCAGAGGATGACGCTCGCTTCTATGCTGCAGAAGTTGTAGATGCTCTTGAATACATACACAATATGGGATTGATACATAGAGATATTAAG CCAGAGAACTTGCTACTTACTACAGATGGGCACATTAAAATTGCTGATTTTGGCAGTGTAAAGCCTATGCAGGATAGCCGAATTACAGTTCTTCCTAATGCAGCCTCAG ATGATAAGGCATGCACATTCGTGGGGACAGCCGCATATGTCCCTCCAGAAGTACTCAACTCTTCTCCAGCAACATTTGG AAATGACCTCTGGGCACTTGGCTGCACCTTGTACCAAATGCTTTCAGGGACTTCTCCTTTTAAAGATGCAAGTGAATGGCTTATATTTCAAAGAATTATAGCCAGAGATATAAGATttccaaattatttttctgAAGAAGCCAGAGACCTTATTGATCGGTTATTG GATATAGATCCCAGTAGACGACCAGGTGCTGGAGCTGATGGTTATGCCGCTCTCAAGATGCATCCTTTCTTTAGGGGAGTTGACTGGAGTAATTTAAGAGCACAAACCCCTCCGAGACTTGCTTTAGAGACAGGG GCTCAATCAGGTGAGGGTGACGATCATAATGATTCTTCATGGAATCCTACCCACATTGGAGATGGTTCAGCCAGACAGAATGATGGAAATGGTGGTGCCTCATCTTCTGAATCATCTGGTCATATAACTAGACTTGCCTCAATTGACTCCTTCGACTCAAAATG GCAACAATTTTTGGATCCAGGAGAATCTGTTCTTATGATCTCAATGGTGAAGAAACTACAGAAATTATCAAGCAAAAAGGTGCAGCTTATCCTCACCAACAAGCCAAAATTGATTTATGTGGATCCTTCAAAATTGGTCGTAAAGGGGAACATTATTTGGTCTGACAACTCTAATGACCTCAGTGTCCAGGTCACGAGTCCATCACATTTCAAGATTTGCACG CCAAAAAAGGTATTATCATTTGAGGATGCAAAACAAAGAGCATGGCAATGGAAAAAAGCAATTGAAGGCCTTCAAAACcggtga